Genomic DNA from Halobaculum sp. MBLA0147:
GACGATGAACCCCACGGCGTTCAAGAACGGCCTCGTGTTGGACGTGGCGCAGGCGGCGATGGCGGCCGATCCCTCCGAGTTGGAGCTCCACCGCGACCGCACCGTCCTCGTGACCGTCCACACGACGGACGCGACGTTCGCGCCGGCCGTCGCGGGTGGGTGGAGTCGCTACGACGACGGTCACAGTGAACGCCGCGTGTTGCGCGTCCCGGAGTCGCGGCGGTTCGCCGACGAGACCGTCCACGAACTCGCACTGTCGCTGGCGGAGTCACACCACGCCCTGACCCACGCCGACGCCGTCGAAGAGTTGCTCGTCCTCGACGGGCCGCTGTACCCCAAGCGACTGCTCAACTGGGGCGTCCGCGACGAGGAGCGGCGCGCGATGGCCCACCGCGAGGAGGTGCGCGAGGCGGTCCGCAACTACGTCCGGCTCGTCGAGCGGTTGGTCGAACGCGACGTGCCGCTGTGTGGGTTCGTCAAGAACCCCACGTCCGGCTACGTCACGCGGACGCTCTCGAAACAGGGCGTCGAGACGCCGTGGCCCGACGACACTGCGCTGTTCACGCGACTGCTGGAACGGACCGACGAGGACGGCGAGCGACGTACGGACGCGTTGACGTTCACCTCGTGGTTCCGGTCGCGAGGCGGCCCGGACGAGCCGATGTCGACGACCGGCGAGGCGCTCGGCGTCGAGCGACGACTCGACCGCGAGGCGTACGAGGTGACGTTCGCGCTGTTGTACGACCCGCGGACGGACGTACTGTTCAAGATCGAGGCGCCGTACGCCGTCACGCGTGATCCGTCGACCCGAGAGGCGCTGACACGTCAGTTGGTCGGCGAGGTCGCCGACCGCGCCGGCCCCCCGGTCGCCGTGTCGAAGGCCGACGAGATCGCCGGGATCGGACGCGGCGAGAAGGCGTCGCTGCGCGAGGAGTTCGCCGAGCGCTTCGACAGCGACCAACACACCACCTACGACGACGTGCGCTGGGACGAGGAGTAGTCGCGGCGGGCCCAGACCCGTCGCAGCCGCACCGTAGTTCGGCGTTTCGATCGGATCTCGCCGCCCTCACTGTAACTCGCCGCCCTCACTGTAACTCGCCGCCCTCACTGTAACTCGCCGCCCTCACTGGAGTTCACCGTCCATCGCGTCGAAGAGCCGCGACTCCAGCGTCTCGCCGCGCGGCGCGGTCACCTCGCGAGTGCCGTCCGCCTGCACCGCCGGCGGGACACGCCCACCGCCCATCCGGGCGTGGCCCCCCGCAGAGGCGTTCGGGAGGTCGCCGACGGCTGCGTCGAGCGCCCGCCCCATGTGGACGCGGTCGTCGCGGGACCGCCCGGAGAAGTGGAGCGTGCCATCTTTGTCCCCGACGACGACGACCGCCGTGACACCCTCCAAGCCGACGAGTTCGTCGGCCGCCTGCGGGATCGCGTCCGTGTTCGACACCGACCCCACGTCGCTGACGGCGAAGGAGCCGCGCACCTCCCGCCCGGCGATGGCGCGCGCCTTCACCTCCAGCGTCTCCGTCGACACGTCCGGGTCCGCGATGCGACCGAGCAGGTCCTCGTCGACCCCGGGCGAGAGGTACCGCGCCGCGTCGAAGTCGGCGTCGGAGGCGCCACGCGTGAGGTCGTCGGTGTCCGAGAGCACCCCGTACAACATCCCCGTCGCGACCCACGTCGGCAGCGCCGGGTCCGACACCTCGCTGTCGTGACGGTCCGGTGGCACCGGCGTCGCACCCAACTCGTCCAAGTACTCCGCGACGATGCTCGCACAGGCGCCGTAGTCCGTCCGCACGTCGGTGAACTGCTCGGCGGAGCCGTCACCAGGGTGGTGGTCGACGATCGCCGCCGGGAGAATGCCGTCCGACCCCTCGAACCCACGCGGTTCGTTGTGGTCGACGAGGACCACCGCCTCCGCGGAGATGTCGGTCACGTGGTCGATACACTCCAACTCGACGTCGAGAACTGTCCTGAACGCTCGATTCTCCTGTCGTCGTACCTGCCCCGAGTACTGGATCGTCGCCTCCGTGTCGACCCACTCGGCCGCGTGGGCGACGCCGACGCCCGCGGCCATCGCGTCCGCGTCGGGGTCGGGGTGGAGTAACACGGCGACTTCGTCGTAGTCGGCCAGCACCGACTGGAGGCGTTCGCCCGGCGCACGCCTGATACGGAGCGCGAGGACGACGAGGAGGACCACGACCAACAGGGCCCCCAGTCCGGCGGCGAGCAGCACGGGGTCCGACACCGACCCCTGTAGCCACTCCGGCAGCCGGCGCTGCACCTGTGGCGGGAACATACGCCCCCAACGAGTGGATCGGGACATAAGAAAGTACACCACCGTTCAACCGCGTGACGGCAGCGTGATCGGCCCGATATTCGACGAACGTCGTCACTTCGATCGGGTCGACGCCGTCGGTGGAAGGAACTCGCCGATGGAAGCGGGACGGGAGCGGGTGTTCGCGTGTCGTCCGACGGGGCCAACGGGGGACCCGAGGGAGGAGACCAGAGTCGGGATTCCGGTCACTCCGTGCGCTCCCGGTAGGCGGCGATCGCGTCTCGGTACCCCTCTCGGTACGTCGGGTAGCGGAACGCGTACCCCGACTCGCGGAGGTAGGCGTTGTCACACCGCTTGCTCGTCTGGATCCGTCGTTCGGCGGCCGCCGAGAGGTCGCCGGCCGCGAGTCGGTCCGCCGTCGTCCGTTTCTCGGGCCGGGCGACGCCACACTCGTCGGCGAGCCAGTCGGCGAACGCCCACTTCTCGACGGGCTCGTCGTCGACGACGAGCACCACCTCCCCGCGGGCGTAGTCTGCCGGCGTCTCCAGTGGCTCGTCTCCGTCACTGGGAGCCTCCGCGTCGTCCGCCTCACCGGACGCCGTCGCCTCGTCTGCGTCGTCGGCACTCGCCACGGCCGGGTCCGGGTCGAGCGAGCGATCGGTCAGGAGGAACCGGACGGCGCCGGCGGCGTCGTCGCGGTGGACCATGTTCAGGTAGCCCTCCGTGACCGGGCCCTCGACGTACCGTGCCGTCCGGTAGCGGTCGGGCCCGTACAGTCCCGCGAACCGGGCGACGGTGCCGTCGATCCCGTACTCCGCGGCCGTCTCGACCGCGATCCGTTCCGCCTCGACCAACACCTCCGTCTTCTCCGTCTGTGGGTCCAGCGGTGTGGACTCGTCCACCCAGTCGCCGTCGTGGTCACCGTACACCCCGGTGCTGGAGGTGTAGACGAGCCGATCCGGCGGGTCGGTGCGCTCGCCGTACTCGCGGATCACGTTCCAGAGCCCCTCGACGAACACCGCGCGGGCGGCCGTCGCGCCACGGCCGCCGCTGCTGGCCGCGAAGACGACCGCGTCCGCGTCCGGCAGCGCCGTCAGGCTCTCCGGGTCGGTCACGTCCGCCGCGACGGCTTCGGCGTCCGGCACGGCCTCGCGCACGGCGTCCGCGTCGCGGCGGACGCCGGCCACCTCGTGGCCGTCCGCGATCAGCTGTTCGGCGAGTGCCAGCCCGACGTAGCCACAGCCGACGATACAGACTCTCATCGGCTCCGAGTGCGGATCAGCGACTGGATCTCCGCCAGTTCGGCGAGCGTGAGGCGGATCTGTCCCTCCAGCGCCTGGCGGACGGCCTTCCCGCCCAGATCGGCATCGATCTCGGCCGCGACGGTGTCCACGTCCAGGATCGCCGTCGACATCCCCATCAGGAGGTGGTCGCGCACTTCGGCGGCGACCGTCTCTGCGTCGGGACCCGACAGCGACAACACCGCCGCGGCCTCCGCCAGCGTCGTCTCCCCGAGGTCGCCGTCGGCGAAGCCCGCGACGACGGACACCTCGAGGTCGGCCGCCTCGGCGACGGTCTCGACCCCGTGCTCGTCGACGACGGCCGCCAACTCCGCCGCGTACGCCGCGCGGAACTCCGCCGGCGTCGGGGCCTCCGCGTCCGCCAGCGTGTCGTACAACATACCGAACGTGTACCGGGCCGCGCGCAAAACGGTTGCTACTCTCGTCGTCGCGAGACCGCTCGTCGTCGCGAGCAGTGGTGGTCGGGCCGTACCCGCGTCAGGCGGACGCGAGTCGGTCGGCCGTGACGACGCGAACGGACGCCGGCCGCTTCACGAACTCCCCGCTGGAGGCGGCGACGATCTGTGAGATCCCGCGTTGTGCGGCCACGTCGAGCAACCGCTGGTCGAGTCGGCCGTCGATCACGAGGGCGACCCCCTCCGTCTCGCCGTCGGCCAACAGGTCGAACGCCTCGCCCGCGGGCACGTCCGCGACCACGCCGAACGACTCGTCGAGCAGTCGCGCACGGTTCGTCCCGCCGGTCACGACCTCGCCGACGTGCCCACGCAGCGTGGCCGGCTCGTCGTCTGTCGACTCGTCACCTGTCGGCTCGTCGGCTGCCGTCGCCCTGTCTCCGTCCGAGTCGGCCTCCGCCTCCGGCTCGGCATCCGGTTCGGTGTCTGCGTCCGGTTCGGCGTCCGCCTCCGACTCCGCGTCCGGTTCCGACTCCGAATTCGTCTCCGGACCGGTGTCCGACTCCGGTTCGAGCTCTGTGTCCGGCGCGGCATCCGGTTCGGTGTCTGCGTCCGGTTCGGGATCCGTGTCGACCTCGGCGTCTGCGGGTGTCACGGCGGCGTCCGTCTTGCCTCCCTCGTCCGGTTCCGTGTCGGTGAACCCCTCGGTGTCGGCTCCCCTCCCGTCGACCGACGCCGACTCGGTCGCGGCGTCGGTACCACTCACCGACGCGTCGGTCTCCGCGGCGACGCGCTCCGAGTCGTCCTCGTGTGTGTCGCCCGGGCCTGGGCTCGTCTCGCGGTCGGGGGTCTCCTCGTCGGTCGTGTCTCGCTCCGTCGCGCCGGCGATCTCGTCGACGACCGCCGCGGGATCGACCGTCACCGACTCGCCCGCCTCGCCGCCGACGCCACCGACGGTCCCCGACGCCGTGTCCTCGCGCGCACGGACCGACCCCGTCGTCCGGTTGCCGTCCGCGTCGACTCCGTCGGCGCGCTGCGGGGCGGCCGGCGTCGGCGAGTCGCTCCCTGCCTCCTCGGGCGTCTCGCCGTCGTCCGTGTCCACCTCGGCCGCCTCGGTCGGCGGCGAGGGTGCCGCCGGGTCCGGGCCGTCGCTCGACTGTCCCGGCGCCGGGTGGACGCTCCCGTCGGTGGCGGCCGTCTCCGCCGTCCCGTCGATCGTCTCGAACGGCACCTTCTCGCGGAGAGCGTCCATCACGGCCTCGCGAGACAGATCCTCGACTGACTGTCCCTCCGGGCCGAAGGCGACGTAGTCCAACTCGCCGACCTGTGACAACTCGCGGAGGATCAGGTCGCCGCCACGGTCGCCGTCCAGGAACGCCGTCACCGTCCGGTCGCGAGTCAACTCCGCCACTTCGCTGGGGACGTTCGTCCCCTCGACGGCGATCGCGTTCTTGATCCCGTAGTCCAACAGCGTCGACACGTCCGCACGGCCCTCGACGACGATCACGGCGTCGGAGTCGGCCACCCGCGGCCCCGCCGGGTAGCCGGCGTACTCGTCGACGGCCGCGACCGTCTGGGCCTCGCGGACCTCTTCGAGAATCTTCGCGGAGTCCATGATCCCGTCGTCGAACGACTCCGCCAGCAGTTCCTTGGCGCGTTCGACGACCTCGCGGCGCTT
This window encodes:
- a CDS encoding DNA double-strand break repair nuclease NurA is translated as MTLDRIHVDTVAHLASAIADGVDDRDHADLAERVWTDFLDPLYDEGREVVAPLGDGQELRVAPLEDAVLAERPFDTTHGVDSGTMNPTAFKNGLVLDVAQAAMAADPSELELHRDRTVLVTVHTTDATFAPAVAGGWSRYDDGHSERRVLRVPESRRFADETVHELALSLAESHHALTHADAVEELLVLDGPLYPKRLLNWGVRDEERRAMAHREEVREAVRNYVRLVERLVERDVPLCGFVKNPTSGYVTRTLSKQGVETPWPDDTALFTRLLERTDEDGERRTDALTFTSWFRSRGGPDEPMSTTGEALGVERRLDREAYEVTFALLYDPRTDVLFKIEAPYAVTRDPSTREALTRQLVGEVADRAGPPVAVSKADEIAGIGRGEKASLREEFAERFDSDQHTTYDDVRWDEE
- a CDS encoding bifunctional oligoribonuclease/PAP phosphatase NrnA — protein: MFPPQVQRRLPEWLQGSVSDPVLLAAGLGALLVVVLLVVLALRIRRAPGERLQSVLADYDEVAVLLHPDPDADAMAAGVGVAHAAEWVDTEATIQYSGQVRRQENRAFRTVLDVELECIDHVTDISAEAVVLVDHNEPRGFEGSDGILPAAIVDHHPGDGSAEQFTDVRTDYGACASIVAEYLDELGATPVPPDRHDSEVSDPALPTWVATGMLYGVLSDTDDLTRGASDADFDAARYLSPGVDEDLLGRIADPDVSTETLEVKARAIAGREVRGSFAVSDVGSVSNTDAIPQAADELVGLEGVTAVVVVGDKDGTLHFSGRSRDDRVHMGRALDAAVGDLPNASAGGHARMGGGRVPPAVQADGTREVTAPRGETLESRLFDAMDGELQ
- a CDS encoding NAD-dependent epimerase/dehydratase family protein translates to MRVCIVGCGYVGLALAEQLIADGHEVAGVRRDADAVREAVPDAEAVAADVTDPESLTALPDADAVVFAASSGGRGATAARAVFVEGLWNVIREYGERTDPPDRLVYTSSTGVYGDHDGDWVDESTPLDPQTEKTEVLVEAERIAVETAAEYGIDGTVARFAGLYGPDRYRTARYVEGPVTEGYLNMVHRDDAAGAVRFLLTDRSLDPDPAVASADDADEATASGEADDAEAPSDGDEPLETPADYARGEVVLVVDDEPVEKWAFADWLADECGVARPEKRTTADRLAAGDLSAAAERRIQTSKRCDNAYLRESGYAFRYPTYREGYRDAIAAYRERTE
- a CDS encoding DUF5791 family protein; the encoded protein is MLYDTLADAEAPTPAEFRAAYAAELAAVVDEHGVETVAEAADLEVSVVAGFADGDLGETTLAEAAAVLSLSGPDAETVAAEVRDHLLMGMSTAILDVDTVAAEIDADLGGKAVRQALEGQIRLTLAELAEIQSLIRTRSR
- the dnaG gene encoding DNA primase DnaG; protein product: MEDTSKYLIHARITADGVVERSDVVGAVFGQTEGLLGDELDLRGLQQSSKIGRIDVEIDSEHGQSFGTITITSSLDKVETAILAASLEAITRVGPCEARVEVADIEDMRAAKRREVVERAKELLAESFDDGIMDSAKILEEVREAQTVAAVDEYAGYPAGPRVADSDAVIVVEGRADVSTLLDYGIKNAIAVEGTNVPSEVAELTRDRTVTAFLDGDRGGDLILRELSQVGELDYVAFGPEGQSVEDLSREAVMDALREKVPFETIDGTAETAATDGSVHPAPGQSSDGPDPAAPSPPTEAAEVDTDDGETPEEAGSDSPTPAAPQRADGVDADGNRTTGSVRAREDTASGTVGGVGGEAGESVTVDPAAVVDEIAGATERDTTDEETPDRETSPGPGDTHEDDSERVAAETDASVSGTDAATESASVDGRGADTEGFTDTEPDEGGKTDAAVTPADAEVDTDPEPDADTEPDAAPDTELEPESDTGPETNSESEPDAESEADAEPDADTEPDAEPEAEADSDGDRATAADEPTGDESTDDEPATLRGHVGEVVTGGTNRARLLDESFGVVADVPAGEAFDLLADGETEGVALVIDGRLDQRLLDVAAQRGISQIVAASSGEFVKRPASVRVVTADRLASA